Proteins encoded in a region of the Marmota flaviventris isolate mMarFla1 chromosome 3, mMarFla1.hap1, whole genome shotgun sequence genome:
- the Mrpl42 gene encoding large ribosomal subunit protein mL42 isoform X2, which produces MASIAFKWVISKRILWKHLFPVQNSALSGVCHKSTFSSLPDDYNCKVELALTSDGRTIVCYHPSVDIPYEHTQPIPQPDPLHSNEETHDQVLKTRLEEKDEHLEEGPMIEKLSKMFFTTKHRWYPHGQYILLFKVS; this is translated from the exons ATGGCATCGATAGCATTCAAATGGGTGATATCAAAGAGAATTCTCTGGAAGCATTTATTTCCAGTTCAAA ACAGTGCTTTATCTGGTGTTTGTCATAAatccacattttcttctcttccagatgACTATAATTG cAAAGTAGAGCTTGCTTTGACATCTGATGGCAGGACAATAGTATGCTACCATCCTTCTGTGGATATCCCATATGAACATACACAA CCTATTCCTCAACCAGATCCTTTGCACAGTAATGAAGAAACACATGATCAAGTGCTAAAAACCAGattagaagaaaaagatgaacacCTTGAGGAAGGACCCATGATAGAAAAACTTAGCAAAATGTTCTTTACTACTAAGCATCGTTGGTATCCTCATGGaca